Proteins from one Porites lutea chromosome 3, jaPorLute2.1, whole genome shotgun sequence genomic window:
- the LOC140931754 gene encoding G2/M phase-specific E3 ubiquitin-protein ligase-like, with protein sequence TPVYNADIVASGMMKYIGTIIVHSILQGGPGFPVFSPSVYQYIATGDVDAAMMMLNYGDCSASVKDFIDKVAQAKDVSTLDQEECANFLSDCGLAVVLTNDNKMRVIQGMIIHDVISRPKIVLDQLGEGLAVLGFRAKMREYPEMFEELFVPSNRSRLTSTQLVDMLEFPAEICENDRIVANYLKQFLHNAEVEMLENFVFFATGSTSLPTFGFAKIKIKFDNTPSIFASTCLLSLTLPNHFESEEAFSSSLKAVIASSARKSFNCV encoded by the exons ACTCCTGTTTACAATGCTGATATTGTTGCCTCTGGTATGATGAAATACATTGGGACAATTATAGTGCACAGCATTTTGCAAGGCGGGCCAGGGTTTCCAGTCTTTAGCCCTTCAGTATATCAGTACATAGCAACAGGTGATGTTGACGCGGCAATGATGATGCTGAATTATGGAGACTGTTCTGCATCTGTGAAAGATTTTATTGACAAG GTTGCTCAGGCCAAAGATGTGTCGACACTTGACCAAGAAGAATGTGCAAATTTCTTGTCTGATTGTGGCCTGGCAGTGGTATTAACT AATGACAACAAAATGAGGGTTATCCAAGGGATGATAATTCATGATGTCATAAGCCGACCCAAAATCGTCTTGGATCAGCTGGGAGAGGGATTGGCTGTACTTGGCTTTCGTGCCAAAATGAGAGAGTACCCTGAGATGTTTGAGGAGCTTTTTGTGCCAAGCAATAGGAGTAGGTTAACTTCAACTCAGCTGGTTGATATGCTAGAGTTTCCAGCTGAGATATGTGAAAATGACAGAATTGTAGCGAATTACCTTAAACAGTTCCTGCATAATGCAGAAGTTGAAATGTTggaaaattttgtcttttttgccaCTGGGTCCACTTCTCTGCCCACCTTTGGGTTTGCTAAAATCAAGATTAAATTTGACAACACTCCTTCCATTTTTGCTTCCACGTGTTTGCTTTCATTAACTCTTCCAAATCACTTTGAAAGCGAAGAAGCTTTCAGTTCATCGCTGAAAGCAGTCATTGCTAGTTCTGCAAGGAAATCGTTTAACTGTGTGTGA